A stretch of Brassica rapa cultivar Chiifu-401-42 chromosome A08, CAAS_Brap_v3.01, whole genome shotgun sequence DNA encodes these proteins:
- the LOC103834503 gene encoding probable protein phosphatase 2C 61, which yields MGFCFCLSSGGSTDRNQIYEIKDYGQENAVLHSEQHDVHQGFGSVSSLAGGKGYNQDAAVLHLGYGTEEGALCGVFDGHGEKGELVSKIVRNQLPSLLLGHMNNHSGTRDWKLICETTFLLMDKRILKLKNTLDCSSSGTTAVLAVTHGNQVMVANLGDSRAVMIGASENGEIKVVQLTTDLKPSVPSEAERIKKRNGRVLALESEPHIQRVWLPHENRPGLAMSRALGDFALKSYGVIATPQVSTHQITSRDQFLLLASDGVWDVLSNEEVAVVVMKSENEAGAANAVTEAAANAWREKYPTVKVDDISVVCLFLNKRLHPQPRM from the exons ATGGGATTTTGTTTCTGTTTATCCTCAGGAGGATCAACAGATCGAAACCAGATTTATGAGATAAAAGATTATGGACAAGAAAATGCAGTTTTACACTCTGAACAACACGATGTTCATCAAGGCTTTGGCTCTGTCTCTTCTTTAGCTGGAGGAAAGGGCTACAATCAAGATGCTGCCGTTCTCCACCTG GGATATGGAACAGAAGAAGGAGCATTGTGTGGAGTGTTTGATGGTCATGGTGAGAAGGGTGAATTGGTGAGCAAGATAGTAAGAAACCAATTGCCATCTTTATTGTTAGGTCATATGAATAACCATTCAGGGACTCGAGACTGGAAACTCATTTGTGAAACTACGTTTTTGTTGATGGACAAAAGAATTCTTAAACTCAAAAATACCCTTGATTGCTCTTCCTCCGGAACTACTGCTGTTCTCGCCGTTACACAC GGAAATCAAGTGATGGTGGCAAATCTAGGAGATTCAAGGGCTGTGATGATTGGAGCAAGTGAGAATGGAGAAATCAAGGTGGTTCAATTAACCACAGACCTGAAGCCAAGTGTCCCTA GCGAAGCCGAGAGAATAAAAAAACGCAACGGAAGGGTCTTGGCATTAGAGTCAGAGCCACATATTCAAAGAGTATGGCTTCCACATGAAAACCGGCCCGGTCTAGCCATGTCTAGGGCTTTGGGTGATTTCGCTCTTAAAAGCTATGGTGTCATTGCGACTCCTCAAGTCTCTACGCATCAAATCACTTCTCGCGACCAGTTTTTGCTCCTTGCTTCCGATGGG GTGTGGGATGTACTTAGTAACGAAGAAGTGGCTGTGGTGGTGATGAAGTCAGAGAATGAGGCAGGAGCGGCCAACGCCGTGACAGAGGCGGCGGCTAATGCATGGAGAGAGAAATATCCGACGGTTAAGGTTGATGATATCTCTGTCGTATGTCTCTTTCTCAACAAGAGGCTACATCCTCAGCCACGTATGTAA